The genomic stretch CAGTAATCCGGAGAAGGTTCAACCGTAGCTCTTCATTATCTTTTTCCAAACTTTTGATGACAACTTTGAGCTCTTTAGCTTCCTCCATAGTGACGTGAGTAGGTTCTAGAGGATTTGTATGCATTGGAGGCTCATAAGGGTATGGTAGTTTGTCTTGAGAAGCTCTGGCTTGGACCCAACTTGTATATGGCCCTCTAGCTATACAATTCTTCTTTCCACGCTCCATTTTTCCCTCTCTACGAACTTTAGTCCAGGCACGACCTATCCTCTTCACTAGATCAAAGTTCTTCACTCCTTCTCCCAGCAAGAAACCTTCTAACAACTTGTCCTCTGGTTTGTCATCCATAGGAAACCCAAGTTGCCGCATAGCAAGCTcaggattgtaattgatgcaacctcgaGTTCCTATGAGTTGCACATTATGGAAGTTGCCACATTTGACGATTATGTCCACATCATCATAAACACGAGAGTACTAGGCGATGTCATTGGCAATGAGAGACATGATTTTTTGAGACCACTTGAGGTTATCCTTGTTCTGAACAAAAGGCCCTTCGCTTGGTAAGTGAGATAAGAACCATTTATACAGTAAAGGAGCACAACACTGAATCATCCCcccattcttctcatttttccAATGGATAGAGTGATAAACATCTGCAAGCAAGGTGGGAATGGGATTCTTGAGCAAGAAAATGCGTATAGCAGTCATGTCCACGAAGTCATCAATgttcgggaacaagacaatcccatagagtATCAAGGCTAACACAATATTGAAAGCGACCCAATCTTCTTTACTTTTGAAATCTGAAGCTTTTCTCACTAAGAACTTTAAAGTGAAGCCCAAAGTGTCTCCTTTTGGTCCAAGATTAGCTTTCACTTCCGCTTTATCTAGATGTATAGATGAACCTATTTGTTGATGTGTAGGAAATTCCCCTAAACCGGTGTGAGGGACTTCATCCTTGATACCAATGTCTGCTATATGTGAGAACTCTTCCAGTGTTGGCGCCAACTGGAAGTCCTGGAATGTAAAACACCGCAagggaggatcatagaattgtgcCAAAGTGAAAATGGCCCAAGCATCCACCTCGGTGTTCATGATAGTCAACAGGTCACCATACTCAACACAAAATTTGTCCCTTCTAATTTTTTTCACATCTGAGATCAACCCCTTAATCAATCCTAGCTTTGGATTCCTGAACTTGAATGAATAAGTACTTTTTTGAGTGCTACCCATGTCTTCTGAATGCCTGAAATAAAACGAGTCTTTAGGTCCCTTGAAAATATGCACATGTCATAtgtgttatgattatgaaatgttttatgtttatgtATGTACAGTTGGGTAGGTGATCATTGGAACATTCCGATTAATTACTTCATGGAGGAAAGGTTCCAGGAATAGGAAAACCAAACACAGGTAAGCTCTAGGGtttaaaaggttcctagagtcatggacccaaTTCAAGAATATTATCGCCAGAACGACTAATCATAAGACAATAATATCTTTAAAAGGATCTATTCTAGGTGAGGTCTTTAtattaacccaacgagtcctaagtctcgtaggtcaatactacacaaccatcgactCCATGGTTCTAGAAACGGTTCCAAGAGTCATGGATCACACCTGAcaatattatcgtcagaacgactaCTCGTAAGACAATAATATCCTCAAAGAATGATCTATTCTGAGTGAGGTTTTCGCATTAACCCAATGAGTCCTAATTCTCATAGGTcaacactacacaaccatcggtcctaaaagccataggttcagggttctacaaaaggtcctcagaatcatagatcgaggttgaaagtatcaccgccaaaacgactaatcgtaagacaataatactttcaagggatctcatctgagtgGGGTTCTCGCATCAACCTAACGAGTCTGATGTCTCGCAGGTCAATACTACATAACCACCATCCTAACTTAAGTTTTTCTCATAGCACGGGTATAAAGCTTTTCCTCACACAAATGCCAATAGTCCAGAAAGTTCCAATGATACCATATACCAATAACACAACAATTGGAAATACAGATAATAAAGGCATATATATAGATAAAACAAATAAGAATTAAATAAACAGATAAAAGCAAAAactcaaacacaaaacaaactaAATTAGGGTGGACTCGCATAGGAGACGATatgtccccaacagagtcgtcagctgtcgcggcgcgaaaaatacccaagcgtaaggaacgctcgaaatataaaaaaaacagagtcgccaccaaactttatttattcccaaagagggaaaggggaaatatcgataaaacccacgaaaaaaacaaaaacaaatggtcgtcgcaaccaaatcgggttc from Lathyrus oleraceus cultivar Zhongwan6 chromosome 7, CAAS_Psat_ZW6_1.0, whole genome shotgun sequence encodes the following:
- the LOC127101994 gene encoding uncharacterized protein LOC127101994, with the protein product MGSTQKSTYSFKFRNPKLGLIKGLISDVKKIRRDKFCVEYGDLLTIMNTEVDAWAIFTLAQFYDPPLRCFTFQDFQLAPTLEEFSHIADIGIKDEVPHTGLGEFPTHQQIGSSIHLDKAEVKANLGPKGDTLGFTLKFLVRKASDFKSKEDWVAFNIVLALILYGIVLFPNIDDFVDMTAIRIFLLKNPIPTLLADVYHSIHWKNEKNGGMIQCCAPLLYKWFLSHLPSEGPFVQNKDNLKWSQKIMSLIANDIA